A part of Fundulus heteroclitus isolate FHET01 chromosome 23, MU-UCD_Fhet_4.1, whole genome shotgun sequence genomic DNA contains:
- the aurkb gene encoding aurora kinase B: protein MQNKENYEPRFLQRQIATPSMLDGPQRVLVKPRVDAMKLSVTGPGRECVSSSSSSPPKKITIDDFDIGRPLGKGKFGNVYLARVKKLEAIVALKVLFKSQMEKEGVEHQLRREIEIQAHLKHPNILRFYNYFHDRKRVFLVLEYAPNGELYKELQKVGRFDDQRTATFMEEISDALMYCHEKKVIHRDIKPENLLLGFRGELKIADFGWSVHAPSLRRRTMCGTLDYLPPEMIEGHTHSEKVDLWCIGVLCYECLVGNPPFETASHTETYKRIMKVDLKFPKVVSEGARDLISKLLRHNPIDRLPLQSVIDHPWVRANSHRLLPPTCPTKKP, encoded by the exons ATGCAG aatAAGGAAAATTATGAGCCAAGGTTTCTCCAAAGACAG ATTGCAACCCCAAGTATGCTGGACGGACCACAGCGTGTTCTCGTGAAGCCAAGAGTAGATGCAATGAAACTTTCAGTTACAG gTCCTGGGAGAGAATGTGtgagctcatcttcctcttctccACCAAA gaaaattACGATTGACGACTTCGACATTGGCCGGCCCCTTGGAAAGGGCAAGTTTGGCAATGTCTACCTTGCCAGGGTGAAGAAGCTGGAAGCCATTGTGGCGCTGAAGGTGTTGTTTAAGTCCCAGATGGAGAAGGAAGGGGTGGAGCATCAACTTAGGAGAGAAATTGAAATTCAAGCACATCTCAA ACACCCAAACATCCTGCGATTCTACAATTATTTCCATGATCGCAAGAGGGTTTTCTTGGTGCTGGAATACGCTCCAAATGGAGAACTGTACAAAGAGCTGCAGAAAGTTGGACGGTTTGATGATCAGCGTACTGCAACA TTCATGGAGGAGATATCTGACGCTCTGATGTATTGCCACGAGAAGAAAGTGATTCACCGCGACATCAAGCCAGAGAATCTTCTTCTTGGCTTTCGTGGAGAACTTAAAATAGCAGATTTTGGGTGGTCTGTCCACGCACCTTCTCTAAG ACGGCGCACTATGTGCGGGACGTTGGACTACCTTCCTCCTGAGATGATTGAGGGACACACCCACAGCGAGAAAGTGGACTTGTGGTGCATCGGAGTCCTGTGCTATGAATGCTTAGTCGGCAACCCGCCTTTTGAAACAGCCAGTCATACAGAAACTTACAAGAGGATTATGAAG GTGGATCTGAAATTCCCTAAAGTGGTCTCTGAAGGCGCACGGGACCTGATCTCAAAGCTGCTCCGCCACAACCCCATCGACCGTCTGCCTCTTCAGAGCGTCATCGACCACCCGTGGGTGCGGGCCAACTCTCACAGACTCCTTCCTCCCACCTGCCCCACCAAGAAGCCCTGA